A single window of Sander lucioperca isolate FBNREF2018 chromosome 22, SLUC_FBN_1.2, whole genome shotgun sequence DNA harbors:
- the col1a1b gene encoding collagen, type I, alpha 1b isoform X1, translating into MFSFVDIRLALLLSAAVLLARGQGEDDSLFGSCSLDGQLYNDKDVWKPEPCQICVCDSGTVMCDEVICEDTSDCDDPIIPDGECCPICPDTAVDPPVIPDGNEPTKGDVGPKGDPGPPGPPGNDGLDGQPGVPGPPGPPGPPGLGGNFSPQMSYVDHSKSSGGGTVPGPMGPMGSRGVPGPPGSSGPQGFTGPPGEPGEPGASGAMGPRGPAGPPGKNGDDGEPGKAGRPGERGAAGPQGARGFPGTPGLPGIKGHRGFSGLDGAKGDAGPAGPKGEPGSPGENGIPGAMGARGLPGERGRPGPPGPAGARGNDGNTGAAGPPGPTGPAGAPGFPGGAGAKGETGPAGARGSDGPQGSRGEPGNPGPSGPAGAAGAPGSDGQAGAKGSPGAAGIAGAPGFPGARGPAGAQGAVGAPGPKGNNGDHGPSGPKGEPGAKGEPGPAGVQGLPGNSGEEGKRGGRGEPGGAGPRGPPGERGAPGARGFPGADGAAGGKGAPGERGSNGALGAQGATGESGAPGAPGAPGSKGMTGSPGSPGPDGKTGPSGAPGQDGRPGPAGPVGARGQPGVMGFPGPKGVAGENGKPGERGPGGPAGAVGAPGKDGDVGAPGPSGVAGPAGEKGEQGPVGSPGFQGLPGPQGATGETGKPGEQGGPGEVGPPGPSGPRGDRGFPGERGAPGVAGPTGGRGAPGPAGNDGAKGEPGAAGAPGAGGAPGMQGMPGERGASGLPGAKGERGDAGTKGGDGAAGKDGVRGMTGAIGVPGPQGAQGEKGESGAVGVAGPTGPRGAPGERGETGPSGPAGFAGPPGADGQPGAKGESGDTGPKGDAGAPGPSGPVGGAGPQGPAGPAGAKGARGGAGSPGATGPPGPAGRVGPPGPPGAGGAPGPAGPVGKEGARGARGETGPAGRPGEAGASGAPGLSGEKGSPGADGSPGAPGTPGPQGLLGQRGIVGLTGQRGERGFSGLPGPSGEPGKQGPPGIHGARGPPGPAGPPGLSGATGEAGREGSAGHDGAPGRDGATGPKGNRGETGQAGPPGPPGAPGPPGSAGPSGKTGDRGESGPAGAAGPAGPAGVRGPAGPAGAKGDRGEAGEAGDRGHKGHRGFTGMQGMPGPAGASGDRGPAGASGPAGPRGPSGSSGAPGKDGMNGLPGPIGPPGPRGRNGEMGPSGPPGPPGPAGPPGPPGSGFDFISQPIQEKAPDPFRGGHYRADDPKVIQDRDMEVDTTLKTLTQRVEKIRSPDGSQKSPVRMCRDLKMSHPELKSDLYWIDPNQGSSLDAIKVHCNMETGETCIYPSESSVPMKNWYISKNIREKKHVWFSESMTGGFQFQYGSDGADPEDVSIQMAFMRLMSNQASQNMTYHCKNSIAYMDSATGNLKKALLLQGSNDVEIRAEGNSRFTYSVSEDGCTSHTGTWGKTVIDYKTSKTSRLPIIDIAPMDVGAPDQEFGVEVGPVCFL; encoded by the exons ATGTTCAGCTTTGTGGATATTCGGTTAGCGCTGTTGCTCAGCGCAGCAGTGCTTTTGGCGAGAGGTCAAGGCGAGGATGATA GCTTATTTGGCAGCTGCTCATTAGACGGACAGTTGTACAACGACAAGGATGTATGGAAACCAGAGCCCTGCCAGATTTGCGTCTGCGACAGTGGAACCGTCATGTGCGACGAGGTGATCTGTGAAGACACATCCGACTGCGACGACCCCATCATCCCAGACGGAGAGTGCTGCCCTATCTGCCCTGACACCGCGG TGGACCCACCCGTGATTCCGGATGGGAATGAG CCAACAAAGGGAGACGTTGGCCCCAAGGGAGACCCG GGTCCTCCTGGTCCTCCTGGCAATGATGGACTGGATGGACAGCCTGGTGTTCCTGGCCCTCCCGGGCCCCCCGGCCCCCCTGGCCTTGGCGGA AACTTCTCTCCTCAGATGAGCTATGTTGACCACTCCAAATCTAGCGGCGGCGGAACTGTCCCTGGCCCAATG GGTCCTATGGGTAGTCGTGGTGTTCCTGGACCCCCTGGCTCCTCT GGTCCCCAGGGTTTCACTGGCCCCCCTGGTGAGCCCGGTGAGCCCGGTGCTTCT GGTGCCATGGGTCCCCGTGGTCCTGCCGGACCCCCTGGAAAGAACGGAGATGAT GGTGAGCCCGGCAAAGCTGGTCGCCCCGGTGAGCGTGGAGCCGCTGGCCCCCAG GGTGCTCGTGGATTCCCCGGAACCCCCGGACTCCCCGGCATCAAGGGACACAGA GGATTCAGCGGTCTGGATGGAGCTAAGGGAGACGCTGGACCCGCTGGCCCCAAG GGAGAGCCTGGTTCACCTGGTGAGAACGGTATCCCCGGCGCCATG GGTGCCCGTGGTCTTCCTGGTGAGAGAGGTCGCCCTGGACCTCCTGGCCCTGCT GGTGCTCGTGGTAATGATGGCAACACTGGTGCTGCTGGACCCCCT GGACCTACTGGACCTGCTGGTGCCCCTGGCTTCCCTGGCGGTGCTGGTGCTAAG GGAGAGACTGGACCTGCAGGAGCCCGTGGAAGTGATGGACCCCAGGGATCCCGTGGTGAGCCTGGTAACCCAGGACCTTCTGGACCCGCCGGAGCTGCT GGCGCCCCCGGATCTGATGGCCAAGCTGGTGCTAAGGGTTCTCCT GGTGCTGCTGGTATCGCTGGTGCCCCTGGTTTCCCTGGCGCTCGTGGTCCTGCTGGAGCTCAGGGAGCTGTCGGTGCTCCTGGTCCCAAGGGTAACAAT GGTGACCACGGTCCCTCTGGTCCTAAGGGAGAGCCCGGTGCCAAGGGAGAGCCT GGCCCCGCTGGAGTTCAGGGACTTCCTGGCAACTCTGGTGAGGAGGGCAAGAGAGGAGGACGTGGAGAGCCCGGTGGTGCTGGACCCCGTGGACCCCCTGGAGAGCGT GGCGCCCCTGGTGCTCGTGGGTTCCCTGGTGCTGATGGAGCTGCTGGTGGCAAG GGAGCCCCCGGTGAGCGTGGTTCCAATGGCGCATTGGGAGCTCAGGGAGCCACTGGTGAGTCTGGAGCCCCTGGTGCTCCTGGCGCACCTGGATCCAAG GGTATGACTGGTAGCCCCGGAAGCCCCGGCCCCGATGGCAAGACTGGACCTTCT GGTGCCCCTGGACAAGATGGACGCCCTGGACCTGCTGGCCCTGTTGGAGCCAGAGGACAGCCTGGAGTTATGGGATTCCCCGGACCCAAGGGAGTCGCT GGTGAGAATGGTAAGCCCGGTGAGAGAGGTCCCGGTGGTCCTGCTGGCGCTGTT GGTGCTCCTGGCAAAGATGGTGACGTTGGTGCTCCTGGACCTTCTGGTGTCGCT GGACCTGCtggagagaaaggagagcaGGGACCTGTTGGTTCTCCCGGATTCCAG GGTCTTCCTGGACCCCAAGGTGCTACTGGTGAGACTGGCAAGCCTGGTGAGCAG GGCGGCCCTGGTGAGGTTGGACCCCCTGGCCCATCCGGACCAAGA GGCGACAGAGGTTTCCCTGGTGAGCGTGGTGCCCCCGGCGTCGCCGGCCCAACTGGAGGACGTGGTGCTCCCGGCCCTGCTGGTAACGATGGAGCCAAG GGAGAGCCTGGTGCTGCTGGTGCCCCCGGAGCTGGGGGAGCCCCCGGTATGCAGGGAATGCCCGGTGAGCGTGGAGCTTCTGGTCTCCCCGGTGCCAAGGGAGAGAGA GGTGATGCTGGAACCAAGGGAGGTGATGGTGCTGCTGGCAAAGATGGCGTGCGTGGCATGACTGGTGCTATTGGAGTCCCTGGACCCCAAGGTGCTCAGGGTGAGAAG GGTGAGTCTGGTGCCGTTGGAGTTGCTGGACCCACCGGTCCTCGTGGTGCCCCT GGCGAGCGTGGAGAGACCGGACCCTCTGGACCTGCTGGATTCGCTGGACCTCCT GGTGCTGATGGTCAGCCTGGTGCCAAGGGAGAGAGCGGGGACACTGGACCCAAGGGAGACGCTGGTGCTCCTGGTCCTAGTGGACCTGTTGGAGGTGCTGGTCCTCAG GGACCTGCTGGTCCCGCTGGAGCTAAAGGTGCTCGTGGTGGTGCTGGATCCCCT ggtgcTACTGGTCCCCCCGGACCTGCTGGAAGAGTTGGACCCCCTGGCCCCCCT GGAGCTGGTGGAGCCCCCGGACCCGCTGGACCAGTCGGCAAAGAAGGAGCAAGAGGAGCACGTGGTGAGACCGGTCCCGCTGGTCGCCCTGGTGAGGCTGGCGCTTCTGGAGCCCCAGGACTCTCTGGAGAGAAGGGATCTCCTGGCGCTGATGGATCCCCT GGCGCTCCTGGTACCCCCGGACCCCAAGGTCTCCTTGGACAGCGTGGTATCGTCGGTCTCACTGGACAGCGTGGAGAGCGTGGTTTCTCTGGTCTGCCTGGACCATCT GGTGAGCCTGGAAAGCAGGGACCTCCTGGTATTCATGGTGCCCGTGGACCCCCCGGACCTGCTGGACCCCCTGGACTGTCCGGTGCTACCGGAGAGGCTGGTCGTGAG GGATCTGCTGGTCACGATGGTGCCCCTGGTCGTGACGGAGCAACTGGCCCTAAG GGAAACCGTGGTGAGACTGGTCAGGCTGGACCCCCTGGACCCCCTGGTGCTCCTGGACCCCCCGGAAGTGCTGGCCCCTCTGGCAAGACTGGTGACCGTGGAGAGTCT GGTCCCGCTGGCGCTGCTGGTCCTGCTGGCCCTGCTGGTGTCCGTGGTCCCGCT GGCCCTGCTGGTGCaaagggagacagaggagaggctGGTGAGGCAGGAGACAGAGGACACAAGGGACACAGAGGATTCACTGGCATGCAGGGTATGCCCGGACCTGCT GGAGCTTCTGGAGACAGAGGACCTGCTGGTGCCTCCGGACCAGCTGGACCTAGA GGACCTTCTGGATCTAGTGGCGCCCCTGGTAAGGATGGCATGAACGGTCTGCCCGGACCCATCGGACCCCCTGGACCTCGTGGTCGCAATGGAGAGATGGGACCTTCT GGTCCTCCCGGACCTCCTGGACCCGCTGGACCCCCTGGACCTCCCGGCAGTGGATTTGACTTCATCAGCCAGCCTATTCAGGAGAAGGCACCCGATCCCTTCCGTGGCGGCCACTACCGCGCTGACGACCCCAAGGTTATTCAAGATCGCGACATGGAGGTGGACACCACCCTCAAGACCCTGACCCAGAGAGTGGAGAAGATCCGCAGCCCCGACGGTTCCCAGAAGAGCCCAGTCCGCATGTGCCGTGACCTGAAGATGTCTCACCCTGAGCTGAAGAGCG ACTTGTACTGGATCGACCCCAACCAGGGCTCCTCTCTGGATGCCATCAAGGTCCACTGCAACATGGAGACTGGCGAGACTTGCATCTACCCCAGCGAGTCCAGCGTTCCCATGAAGAACTGGTACATCAGCAAGAACATCAGAGAGAAGAAGCACGTCTGGTTCAGCGAGTCCATGACCGGTGGATTCCAG TTCCAGTATGGCAGCGATGGAGCTGATCCTGAGGACGTCAGCATCCAGATGGCCTTCATGCGCCTGATGTCCAATCAGGCCTCTCAGAACATGACATACCACTGCAAGAACAGCATTGCCTACATGGACTCCGCCACCGGCAACCTGAAGAAGGCCCTGCTTCTCCAGGGATCCAACGACGTCGAGATCAGAGCCGAGGGCAACAGCCGCTTCACATACAGCGTCAGCGAGGATGGCTGCACG TCACACACTGGCACATGGGGCAAGACAGTCATCGACTACAAGACATCAAAAACATCCCGCCTGCCCATCATTGACATTGCTCCTATGGATGTTGGTGCACCTGATCAGGAATTTGGCGTCGAAGTTGGCCCCGTTTGCTTCttgtaa
- the col1a1b gene encoding collagen, type I, alpha 1b isoform X2, producing the protein MFSFVDIRLALLLSAAVLLARGQGEDDSLFGSCSLDGQLYNDKDVWKPEPCQICVCDSGTVMCDEVICEDTSDCDDPIIPDGECCPICPDTAVDPPVIPDEPTKGDVGPKGDPGPPGPPGNDGLDGQPGVPGPPGPPGPPGLGGNFSPQMSYVDHSKSSGGGTVPGPMGPMGSRGVPGPPGSSGPQGFTGPPGEPGEPGASGAMGPRGPAGPPGKNGDDGEPGKAGRPGERGAAGPQGARGFPGTPGLPGIKGHRGFSGLDGAKGDAGPAGPKGEPGSPGENGIPGAMGARGLPGERGRPGPPGPAGARGNDGNTGAAGPPGPTGPAGAPGFPGGAGAKGETGPAGARGSDGPQGSRGEPGNPGPSGPAGAAGAPGSDGQAGAKGSPGAAGIAGAPGFPGARGPAGAQGAVGAPGPKGNNGDHGPSGPKGEPGAKGEPGPAGVQGLPGNSGEEGKRGGRGEPGGAGPRGPPGERGAPGARGFPGADGAAGGKGAPGERGSNGALGAQGATGESGAPGAPGAPGSKGMTGSPGSPGPDGKTGPSGAPGQDGRPGPAGPVGARGQPGVMGFPGPKGVAGENGKPGERGPGGPAGAVGAPGKDGDVGAPGPSGVAGPAGEKGEQGPVGSPGFQGLPGPQGATGETGKPGEQGGPGEVGPPGPSGPRGDRGFPGERGAPGVAGPTGGRGAPGPAGNDGAKGEPGAAGAPGAGGAPGMQGMPGERGASGLPGAKGERGDAGTKGGDGAAGKDGVRGMTGAIGVPGPQGAQGEKGESGAVGVAGPTGPRGAPGERGETGPSGPAGFAGPPGADGQPGAKGESGDTGPKGDAGAPGPSGPVGGAGPQGPAGPAGAKGARGGAGSPGATGPPGPAGRVGPPGPPGAGGAPGPAGPVGKEGARGARGETGPAGRPGEAGASGAPGLSGEKGSPGADGSPGAPGTPGPQGLLGQRGIVGLTGQRGERGFSGLPGPSGEPGKQGPPGIHGARGPPGPAGPPGLSGATGEAGREGSAGHDGAPGRDGATGPKGNRGETGQAGPPGPPGAPGPPGSAGPSGKTGDRGESGPAGAAGPAGPAGVRGPAGPAGAKGDRGEAGEAGDRGHKGHRGFTGMQGMPGPAGASGDRGPAGASGPAGPRGPSGSSGAPGKDGMNGLPGPIGPPGPRGRNGEMGPSGPPGPPGPAGPPGPPGSGFDFISQPIQEKAPDPFRGGHYRADDPKVIQDRDMEVDTTLKTLTQRVEKIRSPDGSQKSPVRMCRDLKMSHPELKSDLYWIDPNQGSSLDAIKVHCNMETGETCIYPSESSVPMKNWYISKNIREKKHVWFSESMTGGFQFQYGSDGADPEDVSIQMAFMRLMSNQASQNMTYHCKNSIAYMDSATGNLKKALLLQGSNDVEIRAEGNSRFTYSVSEDGCTSHTGTWGKTVIDYKTSKTSRLPIIDIAPMDVGAPDQEFGVEVGPVCFL; encoded by the exons ATGTTCAGCTTTGTGGATATTCGGTTAGCGCTGTTGCTCAGCGCAGCAGTGCTTTTGGCGAGAGGTCAAGGCGAGGATGATA GCTTATTTGGCAGCTGCTCATTAGACGGACAGTTGTACAACGACAAGGATGTATGGAAACCAGAGCCCTGCCAGATTTGCGTCTGCGACAGTGGAACCGTCATGTGCGACGAGGTGATCTGTGAAGACACATCCGACTGCGACGACCCCATCATCCCAGACGGAGAGTGCTGCCCTATCTGCCCTGACACCGCGG TGGACCCACCCGTGATTCCGGATG AGCCAACAAAGGGAGACGTTGGCCCCAAGGGAGACCCG GGTCCTCCTGGTCCTCCTGGCAATGATGGACTGGATGGACAGCCTGGTGTTCCTGGCCCTCCCGGGCCCCCCGGCCCCCCTGGCCTTGGCGGA AACTTCTCTCCTCAGATGAGCTATGTTGACCACTCCAAATCTAGCGGCGGCGGAACTGTCCCTGGCCCAATG GGTCCTATGGGTAGTCGTGGTGTTCCTGGACCCCCTGGCTCCTCT GGTCCCCAGGGTTTCACTGGCCCCCCTGGTGAGCCCGGTGAGCCCGGTGCTTCT GGTGCCATGGGTCCCCGTGGTCCTGCCGGACCCCCTGGAAAGAACGGAGATGAT GGTGAGCCCGGCAAAGCTGGTCGCCCCGGTGAGCGTGGAGCCGCTGGCCCCCAG GGTGCTCGTGGATTCCCCGGAACCCCCGGACTCCCCGGCATCAAGGGACACAGA GGATTCAGCGGTCTGGATGGAGCTAAGGGAGACGCTGGACCCGCTGGCCCCAAG GGAGAGCCTGGTTCACCTGGTGAGAACGGTATCCCCGGCGCCATG GGTGCCCGTGGTCTTCCTGGTGAGAGAGGTCGCCCTGGACCTCCTGGCCCTGCT GGTGCTCGTGGTAATGATGGCAACACTGGTGCTGCTGGACCCCCT GGACCTACTGGACCTGCTGGTGCCCCTGGCTTCCCTGGCGGTGCTGGTGCTAAG GGAGAGACTGGACCTGCAGGAGCCCGTGGAAGTGATGGACCCCAGGGATCCCGTGGTGAGCCTGGTAACCCAGGACCTTCTGGACCCGCCGGAGCTGCT GGCGCCCCCGGATCTGATGGCCAAGCTGGTGCTAAGGGTTCTCCT GGTGCTGCTGGTATCGCTGGTGCCCCTGGTTTCCCTGGCGCTCGTGGTCCTGCTGGAGCTCAGGGAGCTGTCGGTGCTCCTGGTCCCAAGGGTAACAAT GGTGACCACGGTCCCTCTGGTCCTAAGGGAGAGCCCGGTGCCAAGGGAGAGCCT GGCCCCGCTGGAGTTCAGGGACTTCCTGGCAACTCTGGTGAGGAGGGCAAGAGAGGAGGACGTGGAGAGCCCGGTGGTGCTGGACCCCGTGGACCCCCTGGAGAGCGT GGCGCCCCTGGTGCTCGTGGGTTCCCTGGTGCTGATGGAGCTGCTGGTGGCAAG GGAGCCCCCGGTGAGCGTGGTTCCAATGGCGCATTGGGAGCTCAGGGAGCCACTGGTGAGTCTGGAGCCCCTGGTGCTCCTGGCGCACCTGGATCCAAG GGTATGACTGGTAGCCCCGGAAGCCCCGGCCCCGATGGCAAGACTGGACCTTCT GGTGCCCCTGGACAAGATGGACGCCCTGGACCTGCTGGCCCTGTTGGAGCCAGAGGACAGCCTGGAGTTATGGGATTCCCCGGACCCAAGGGAGTCGCT GGTGAGAATGGTAAGCCCGGTGAGAGAGGTCCCGGTGGTCCTGCTGGCGCTGTT GGTGCTCCTGGCAAAGATGGTGACGTTGGTGCTCCTGGACCTTCTGGTGTCGCT GGACCTGCtggagagaaaggagagcaGGGACCTGTTGGTTCTCCCGGATTCCAG GGTCTTCCTGGACCCCAAGGTGCTACTGGTGAGACTGGCAAGCCTGGTGAGCAG GGCGGCCCTGGTGAGGTTGGACCCCCTGGCCCATCCGGACCAAGA GGCGACAGAGGTTTCCCTGGTGAGCGTGGTGCCCCCGGCGTCGCCGGCCCAACTGGAGGACGTGGTGCTCCCGGCCCTGCTGGTAACGATGGAGCCAAG GGAGAGCCTGGTGCTGCTGGTGCCCCCGGAGCTGGGGGAGCCCCCGGTATGCAGGGAATGCCCGGTGAGCGTGGAGCTTCTGGTCTCCCCGGTGCCAAGGGAGAGAGA GGTGATGCTGGAACCAAGGGAGGTGATGGTGCTGCTGGCAAAGATGGCGTGCGTGGCATGACTGGTGCTATTGGAGTCCCTGGACCCCAAGGTGCTCAGGGTGAGAAG GGTGAGTCTGGTGCCGTTGGAGTTGCTGGACCCACCGGTCCTCGTGGTGCCCCT GGCGAGCGTGGAGAGACCGGACCCTCTGGACCTGCTGGATTCGCTGGACCTCCT GGTGCTGATGGTCAGCCTGGTGCCAAGGGAGAGAGCGGGGACACTGGACCCAAGGGAGACGCTGGTGCTCCTGGTCCTAGTGGACCTGTTGGAGGTGCTGGTCCTCAG GGACCTGCTGGTCCCGCTGGAGCTAAAGGTGCTCGTGGTGGTGCTGGATCCCCT ggtgcTACTGGTCCCCCCGGACCTGCTGGAAGAGTTGGACCCCCTGGCCCCCCT GGAGCTGGTGGAGCCCCCGGACCCGCTGGACCAGTCGGCAAAGAAGGAGCAAGAGGAGCACGTGGTGAGACCGGTCCCGCTGGTCGCCCTGGTGAGGCTGGCGCTTCTGGAGCCCCAGGACTCTCTGGAGAGAAGGGATCTCCTGGCGCTGATGGATCCCCT GGCGCTCCTGGTACCCCCGGACCCCAAGGTCTCCTTGGACAGCGTGGTATCGTCGGTCTCACTGGACAGCGTGGAGAGCGTGGTTTCTCTGGTCTGCCTGGACCATCT GGTGAGCCTGGAAAGCAGGGACCTCCTGGTATTCATGGTGCCCGTGGACCCCCCGGACCTGCTGGACCCCCTGGACTGTCCGGTGCTACCGGAGAGGCTGGTCGTGAG GGATCTGCTGGTCACGATGGTGCCCCTGGTCGTGACGGAGCAACTGGCCCTAAG GGAAACCGTGGTGAGACTGGTCAGGCTGGACCCCCTGGACCCCCTGGTGCTCCTGGACCCCCCGGAAGTGCTGGCCCCTCTGGCAAGACTGGTGACCGTGGAGAGTCT GGTCCCGCTGGCGCTGCTGGTCCTGCTGGCCCTGCTGGTGTCCGTGGTCCCGCT GGCCCTGCTGGTGCaaagggagacagaggagaggctGGTGAGGCAGGAGACAGAGGACACAAGGGACACAGAGGATTCACTGGCATGCAGGGTATGCCCGGACCTGCT GGAGCTTCTGGAGACAGAGGACCTGCTGGTGCCTCCGGACCAGCTGGACCTAGA GGACCTTCTGGATCTAGTGGCGCCCCTGGTAAGGATGGCATGAACGGTCTGCCCGGACCCATCGGACCCCCTGGACCTCGTGGTCGCAATGGAGAGATGGGACCTTCT GGTCCTCCCGGACCTCCTGGACCCGCTGGACCCCCTGGACCTCCCGGCAGTGGATTTGACTTCATCAGCCAGCCTATTCAGGAGAAGGCACCCGATCCCTTCCGTGGCGGCCACTACCGCGCTGACGACCCCAAGGTTATTCAAGATCGCGACATGGAGGTGGACACCACCCTCAAGACCCTGACCCAGAGAGTGGAGAAGATCCGCAGCCCCGACGGTTCCCAGAAGAGCCCAGTCCGCATGTGCCGTGACCTGAAGATGTCTCACCCTGAGCTGAAGAGCG ACTTGTACTGGATCGACCCCAACCAGGGCTCCTCTCTGGATGCCATCAAGGTCCACTGCAACATGGAGACTGGCGAGACTTGCATCTACCCCAGCGAGTCCAGCGTTCCCATGAAGAACTGGTACATCAGCAAGAACATCAGAGAGAAGAAGCACGTCTGGTTCAGCGAGTCCATGACCGGTGGATTCCAG TTCCAGTATGGCAGCGATGGAGCTGATCCTGAGGACGTCAGCATCCAGATGGCCTTCATGCGCCTGATGTCCAATCAGGCCTCTCAGAACATGACATACCACTGCAAGAACAGCATTGCCTACATGGACTCCGCCACCGGCAACCTGAAGAAGGCCCTGCTTCTCCAGGGATCCAACGACGTCGAGATCAGAGCCGAGGGCAACAGCCGCTTCACATACAGCGTCAGCGAGGATGGCTGCACG TCACACACTGGCACATGGGGCAAGACAGTCATCGACTACAAGACATCAAAAACATCCCGCCTGCCCATCATTGACATTGCTCCTATGGATGTTGGTGCACCTGATCAGGAATTTGGCGTCGAAGTTGGCCCCGTTTGCTTCttgtaa